A single Mytilus trossulus isolate FHL-02 chromosome 12, PNRI_Mtr1.1.1.hap1, whole genome shotgun sequence DNA region contains:
- the LOC134692042 gene encoding zinc finger protein 271-like has translation MESEELTCKQCGKEFNYKNGLLRHQKLTHAKERKYECEICNRRFGYKNILLEHQNIHFGIKPYKCSLCDKRFAARSNLVQHRTVHKRPLSCTVCPQRFQSEDALQRHIKGHQGTVLSCNLCSFSTPNQITLNDHIHTSHATELNKQKAYVSTPGNYDRKQLRRRSSSRQHAFDPDSLPTFKQDFQHPVADDVITHNASFSAVSQSNAENVIIKAEPMSPKIDMYLQNAESTSAIESVQKDNPVLNFSDIHSVSDDRVSTPRSYSSREGGIADSTSGLAEVLARIHTCIRSSEELNARTIPRLSINVDPPRHTRDFSSQFTSERSDIPSVREIMSYLEAQGKIFRCHHCCIMFEDRGLYILHTSLHGQSNPWQCNVCNKICLNKNDFHLHLANQQHE, from the coding sequence ATGGAATCAGAGGAATTAACCTGCAAACAGTGCGGTAAAGAGTTCAATTACAAAAATGGCCTACTACGTCATCAAAAACTAACACATGCTAAAGAGAGAAAGTATGAATGCGAAATATGTAATCGTAGATTCGGatacaaaaatattctgttGGAgcatcaaaatattcattttggtATTAAACCATATAAATGTAGTCTGTGCGATAAACGATTTGCTGCACGCTCTAATCTCGTGCAGCACAGAACTGTACATAAGCGGCCTCTATCTTGTACCGTATGTCCACAACGTTTCCAAAGCGAGGATGCATTACAAAGACACATAAAGGGGCATCAAGGAACTGTACTATCTTGCAACTTATGTTCATTTTCAACTCCTAATCAAATTACGTTAAATGACCATATTCACACAAGTCACGCGACCGAATTGAATAAACAAAAGGCATATGTTAGTACTCCTGGTAATTATGACCGAAAACAACTGCGTCGTAGGTCAAGTTCAAGGCAACATGCATTTGACCCAGATTCATTACCAACTTTCAAACAAGATTTTCAGCATCCAGTAGCAGACGATGTAATCACTCATAACGCTTCCTTTTCTGCAGTTAGCCAAAGCAATGCTGAGAATGTAATCATTAAAGCAGAGCCGATGTCGCCAAAGATTGACATGTACTTACAGAATGCAGAGAGCACCAGTGCTATTGAAAGCGTTCAAAAAGATAAcccagttttgaatttttccgaTATTCATTCTGTTAGTGATGATAGGGTGTCCACTCCACGTTCGTATTCATCAAGAGAAGGGGGAATTGCTGATTCAACAAGTGGCTTGGCGGAAGTCTTGGCAAGGATTCACACGTGTATTCGATCATCTGAGGAACTGAACGCACGAACCATTCCGCGTCTTTCAATCAATGTCGACCCACCGAGACATACACGTGATTTCAGTTCACAGTTCACGTCCGAGAGGTCAGATATTCCTTCTGTACGGGAAATAATGTCATATCTAGAGGCACAGGGGAAAATATTTCGTTGTCACCATTGTTGCATTATGTTTGAAGATCGTGGATTGTACATTCTCCACACTTCGCTTCACGGCCAGTCGAATCCGTGGCAGTGTAATGTGTGTAACAAAATATGCCTGAATAAAAACGATTTTCATTTGCATCTAGCCAACCAGCAACATGAATGA